Proteins from a single region of Candidatus Palauibacter soopunensis:
- a CDS encoding thiamine phosphate synthase, whose protein sequence is MHVLVSERELGDPRGPGELTAVERVLEGAAPLAIHLRARIGARRLFGVAARLAPIASRAGSWLVVNGRPDVALAAGARAVQLGRTALGVEETRRVVRACAGRLAIGASVHDAEGALRAAREGADYLVLGTIYATPSHPGVEGSGPAAVSAVRRRLTAHRLAVHRLSARRPPPILAIGGVDADRIEEVTEAGAHGIVVGRAVWSARDPARAARDLRRQLDRLDRRDR, encoded by the coding sequence TTGCACGTCCTCGTCTCGGAGCGGGAACTGGGCGACCCGCGCGGCCCGGGCGAGCTGACCGCGGTCGAGCGCGTGCTGGAGGGCGCGGCCCCGCTCGCGATCCATCTGCGGGCCCGGATCGGCGCCCGGCGGCTGTTCGGCGTCGCGGCCCGGCTCGCCCCCATCGCGTCCCGCGCCGGGAGTTGGCTCGTCGTGAACGGGCGGCCCGATGTGGCGCTGGCGGCGGGTGCGCGGGCCGTACAACTTGGGCGCACGGCGCTCGGAGTGGAGGAGACGCGCCGGGTGGTCCGGGCGTGCGCGGGAAGGCTCGCGATCGGGGCCTCCGTGCACGATGCGGAGGGGGCGTTGCGAGCCGCCCGGGAGGGCGCCGACTACCTCGTGCTCGGCACGATCTACGCGACGCCCTCGCACCCGGGGGTCGAGGGAAGCGGTCCCGCCGCCGTGTCCGCGGTCCGCCGCCGACTGACCGCCCACCGGCTTGCCGTTCATCGGCTGTCCGCCCGGCGTCCGCCTCCCATTCTCGCGATCGGCGGCGTCGACGCGGATCGGATCGAGGAGGTGACGGAGGCCGGGGCGCACGGCATCGTGGTGGGGAGGGCCGTGTGGTCCGCACGCGACCCGGCGCGAGCCGCGCGGGACCTCCGCAGACAACTCGACCGGCTGGACCGGCGGGATCGTTGA
- the thiS gene encoding sulfur carrier protein ThiS gives MQIQVNGRERDIPAGTSVAALLRDLGLDGRTLVVELNRRIVRPPEVESVRLEAGDRVELVHFVGGG, from the coding sequence ATGCAGATACAGGTGAACGGACGGGAGCGAGACATTCCCGCGGGAACGTCCGTCGCGGCGTTGCTCCGGGATCTCGGACTCGATGGACGGACGCTCGTCGTCGAACTGAACCGGCGGATCGTCCGCCCGCCCGAGGTCGAGAGCGTGCGACTGGAGGCGGGGGACCGCGTCGAACTCGTCCATTTTGTGGGAGGCGGATGA
- the yajC gene encoding preprotein translocase subunit YajC, with protein sequence MLMLNLMGAPEGGTANPAATMMMMFGFIAIFYFIFFRPQRKQQKEHAELVKNLKRGDKVSTIGGIVGEIVHLTNDIVTIRSGDTRIEVERSKIGRVNP encoded by the coding sequence ATGCTGATGCTGAACCTCATGGGCGCCCCCGAGGGAGGGACGGCGAATCCGGCCGCCACCATGATGATGATGTTCGGATTCATCGCCATCTTCTACTTCATCTTCTTCCGTCCGCAGCGAAAGCAGCAGAAGGAGCACGCGGAACTGGTCAAGAACCTGAAGCGGGGGGACAAGGTCTCGACGATCGGCGGCATCGTGGGCGAGATCGTCCACCTCACGAACGACATCGTCACGATCAGGAGCGGCGACACCCGAATCGAGGTCGAGCGCTCCAAGATCGGAAGAGTCAACCCGTAG
- the fmt gene encoding methionyl-tRNA formyltransferase, with product MRVLFWGTPEFGLPSLEAMRGAGHDIAGVVTNPDRPAGRGRRPRTSPVKAWAIEAGLPVLQPERPGEEAFLAAARRLRPDISVVAAYGRLLPPVALDLPPLGSLNVHASLLPALRGAAPINWAIIRGHRESGVSIQRMVAELDAGPVLGQTRIPIPATMTAGELYAEAAKAGGARLVAVLDDLASGRAVERAQDDAGATWAPKLDRETARIDWSRPAAEVANWLRGCDPWPAAWTSLAAPAALAGRTLQCFEPGVDGPRPDGADAGGTRSGTAPGTVVRADPVRGLRVATGSGTVTVGAVKPAGRRRMSAAEWVRGLPDPKEVRFD from the coding sequence ATGAGGGTCCTGTTCTGGGGTACGCCGGAGTTCGGACTCCCCTCGCTGGAAGCGATGCGGGGGGCGGGGCACGACATCGCGGGCGTCGTCACGAACCCGGACCGGCCGGCCGGCCGCGGGAGGCGTCCGCGGACGAGTCCGGTGAAGGCGTGGGCGATCGAGGCCGGGCTCCCGGTGCTTCAGCCCGAACGGCCCGGCGAGGAGGCCTTCCTCGCCGCCGCCCGCCGCCTGCGCCCCGACATCTCCGTCGTCGCGGCGTACGGCCGTCTCCTCCCGCCGGTGGCGCTCGATCTGCCACCGCTCGGATCGCTGAACGTGCACGCGTCGCTGCTGCCCGCGCTGCGCGGCGCGGCCCCCATCAACTGGGCCATCATCCGGGGGCACCGCGAGTCCGGGGTCAGCATCCAGCGCATGGTCGCGGAACTCGATGCCGGCCCCGTGCTCGGACAGACGCGGATCCCCATCCCGGCGACGATGACGGCCGGGGAACTCTACGCGGAGGCCGCGAAGGCGGGGGGCGCACGGCTCGTCGCCGTGCTCGACGACCTGGCGTCCGGGCGGGCGGTGGAGCGGGCCCAGGACGACGCGGGCGCGACGTGGGCGCCGAAGCTCGACCGCGAGACGGCGCGCATCGACTGGTCGCGCCCCGCGGCCGAAGTCGCGAACTGGCTCCGCGGCTGCGACCCTTGGCCCGCCGCGTGGACGTCGCTGGCCGCGCCCGCCGCGCTCGCCGGGAGAACCCTGCAGTGCTTCGAACCGGGCGTCGACGGCCCCCGCCCGGACGGCGCCGACGCCGGAGGCACCCGCTCGGGGACGGCGCCCGGCACGGTCGTGCGAGCGGATCCCGTTCGGGGACTGCGCGTCGCGACGGGATCGGGCACGGTCACCGTCGGCGCCGTGAAACCGGCCGGCCGCCGCCGCATGAGCGCGGCCGAGTGGGTGCGAGGCCTCCCGGATCCGAAGGAGGTCCGCTTCGACTGA
- the def gene encoding peptide deformylase codes for MILDIRIFGDPVLREKCAPVTEIDDEVRRLAADMQETMYDADGIGLAAPQVGVPIRLFVYDVREEGVSPGVLVNPEIVEEKGAVKEEEGCLSIPGLSETVERSESIVARGLGLDGQPVEIRADGILSRCIQHERDHLDGILFLDRVSPLKRKILLAKWRKQERD; via the coding sequence GTGATCCTCGACATCCGCATCTTCGGAGACCCCGTCCTGCGGGAGAAGTGCGCCCCCGTGACGGAGATCGACGATGAGGTCCGCCGGCTCGCCGCGGATATGCAGGAGACGATGTACGACGCGGACGGGATCGGTCTCGCGGCGCCCCAGGTGGGGGTGCCGATCCGTCTCTTCGTCTACGACGTCCGCGAAGAGGGGGTCTCGCCCGGCGTCCTCGTGAACCCCGAGATCGTCGAGGAGAAGGGCGCGGTCAAGGAGGAAGAGGGGTGTCTGAGCATCCCCGGGCTGTCGGAGACCGTCGAACGGAGCGAGTCCATCGTCGCCCGCGGCCTCGGCCTGGATGGACAGCCGGTGGAGATCCGCGCCGACGGCATTCTGAGCCGCTGCATCCAGCACGAGAGGGACCACCTGGACGGGATTCTCTTCCTGGATCGCGTGAGTCCGCTCAAGCGCAAGATCCTGCTCGCGAAGTGGCGGAAACAGGAGCGGGACTGA
- the tgt gene encoding tRNA guanosine(34) transglycosylase Tgt, translating to MTGPADGGRFDVEGTSGRARAATLRLSRGTIHTPCFMPVGTLGTVKSLTPGELRDAGVEVLLGNAYHLYLRPGTRVIEELGGLHRFMGWDGPILTDSGGFQVFSLARINRIDDDGVTFRSHLDGSKHRLTPELSMEIQAAIGSDIRMAFDECPPGESSPEAARAAVERTLAWLARCRASHEALRDAQRDAPPGGDGLLFPIVQGASYDDLRLESVERTLALGDWPGVGIGGLSVGEEKEVTHRVLDGIEPALPQDRPRYLMGVGYPDDVIEAVRRGVDMFDCVAPTRNGRNGTAFTAEGRLNIKGARFASDPAPLDETCDCPCCAGYSRAYLRHLFVSGELLGLRLLSLHNVRFLIRLTSRARAAILRGEYDRWADDWLATYRRGSPRPATEQEGEDGRC from the coding sequence GTGACCGGACCCGCGGACGGCGGACGTTTCGACGTCGAGGGCACGAGCGGGCGGGCGCGCGCCGCGACGCTCCGCCTGTCGCGCGGCACGATCCACACCCCCTGCTTCATGCCGGTCGGGACGCTGGGGACGGTGAAGTCGCTCACCCCCGGAGAACTCCGCGACGCGGGGGTGGAGGTGCTGCTCGGGAACGCCTATCACCTCTACCTGAGGCCGGGCACGCGCGTGATCGAGGAACTCGGCGGACTCCACCGGTTCATGGGATGGGACGGTCCCATCCTCACCGATTCGGGCGGATTCCAGGTCTTCTCGCTCGCCCGCATCAACCGGATCGACGACGACGGCGTCACCTTCCGCAGCCACCTGGATGGGAGTAAGCACCGGCTGACGCCGGAACTCTCGATGGAGATCCAGGCCGCGATCGGCTCCGACATCCGCATGGCCTTCGACGAGTGTCCCCCGGGCGAGTCCTCTCCCGAGGCCGCGCGGGCCGCGGTCGAACGCACGCTCGCCTGGCTGGCCCGGTGCCGGGCGAGTCATGAGGCGCTGAGGGATGCGCAGCGGGATGCGCCCCCCGGAGGGGACGGGCTTCTCTTTCCCATCGTCCAGGGCGCCTCCTACGACGACCTTCGCCTCGAATCCGTCGAACGCACGCTCGCCCTGGGCGACTGGCCGGGCGTCGGGATCGGCGGACTCTCCGTGGGCGAGGAGAAGGAGGTGACGCACCGCGTGCTCGACGGCATCGAACCCGCCCTCCCCCAAGATCGGCCCCGCTACCTGATGGGCGTCGGCTATCCCGACGACGTCATCGAGGCGGTGCGGCGCGGCGTGGACATGTTCGACTGCGTGGCGCCGACCCGGAACGGGCGCAACGGCACCGCCTTCACGGCCGAGGGCCGCCTCAACATCAAGGGCGCGCGCTTCGCATCCGACCCCGCGCCGCTCGACGAGACGTGCGACTGCCCGTGCTGCGCCGGCTACAGCCGCGCCTACCTGCGGCACCTCTTCGTGAGCGGCGAACTGCTCGGCCTGCGGCTCCTCTCCCTGCACAACGTGCGCTTCCTGATCCGATTGACTTCCCGTGCGCGCGCGGCGATCCTGCGGGGCGAATACGACCGCTGGGCCGACGACTGGCTCGCCACCTACCGGCGCGGCTCCCCGCGCCCCGCGACCGAACAGGAAGGTGAGGACGGACGATGCTGA